A stretch of the Balneola vulgaris DSM 17893 genome encodes the following:
- the rocD gene encoding ornithine--oxo-acid transaminase: MITTNKAIELEDKYGAHNYHPLPVVLAKGDGVYVWDPEGNQYFDFLSAYSAVNQGHCHPKITQALVDQAQTLTLTSRAFYNNVLGEYEQYITEYFGFDKILPMNTGAEGVETAIKVCRKWAYEKKGIAENDAQIIVCENNFHGRTTTVISFSNDEEARKNFGPYTPGFIKIPYNDTEALKEALKQPNVAGFLVEPIQGEAGVVVPDENFLAESAQLCKEADVLFIADEIQTGIARTGGLLAVCGNCTCSGHCEKQSTYVKPDILILGKALSGGAYPVSAILADDEVMDVIKPGQHGSTYGGNPLGCKVAMAALEVVKEENLSQNARKLGDLFRAEMQKLVDSNELFTKVRGRGLLNAVIINDTPESDTAWRFCVALKNNGLLAKPTHGNIIRFAPPLVMTEEQLLECVSIITKTLSEFKQ; the protein is encoded by the coding sequence ATGATTACGACAAACAAGGCTATCGAATTAGAAGACAAATACGGAGCTCACAACTACCATCCACTACCTGTAGTTTTAGCAAAAGGTGACGGCGTATACGTTTGGGACCCAGAGGGTAATCAGTATTTCGATTTTCTATCCGCTTATTCTGCTGTGAATCAAGGACATTGTCATCCTAAAATAACTCAAGCATTAGTAGATCAAGCTCAAACGCTCACATTAACTTCGCGTGCATTTTACAACAATGTATTAGGTGAATACGAGCAGTATATCACTGAGTATTTCGGATTCGACAAGATTCTACCAATGAATACCGGTGCAGAAGGTGTAGAAACAGCCATCAAAGTTTGTAGAAAATGGGCCTATGAGAAAAAGGGCATTGCAGAAAATGATGCTCAGATTATTGTATGTGAAAACAACTTCCACGGAAGAACAACTACTGTAATTTCTTTCTCGAATGATGAAGAAGCACGCAAGAACTTCGGGCCTTACACTCCAGGATTCATAAAAATACCATATAACGATACCGAAGCTTTAAAAGAAGCCCTAAAACAACCAAATGTTGCCGGCTTTTTAGTAGAACCCATTCAAGGTGAAGCAGGTGTTGTGGTTCCCGATGAAAACTTCTTAGCTGAAAGTGCCCAACTGTGTAAAGAGGCTGATGTATTATTTATAGCTGATGAAATCCAAACCGGTATTGCACGTACAGGTGGTTTACTGGCCGTTTGTGGTAACTGTACCTGTTCAGGTCATTGCGAAAAGCAATCAACTTATGTGAAGCCAGATATCCTCATCTTAGGAAAAGCGTTATCTGGTGGAGCCTACCCCGTTTCGGCTATCCTTGCGGATGATGAAGTAATGGATGTTATAAAGCCAGGTCAGCATGGTTCAACCTATGGAGGTAATCCTCTGGGTTGTAAAGTGGCAATGGCGGCACTTGAGGTTGTAAAGGAAGAAAACCTTTCTCAAAATGCACGTAAGCTTGGTGATTTGTTTAGAGCTGAAATGCAAAAACTAGTCGACTCAAACGAGCTCTTCACAAAAGTACGTGGCCGTGGATTATTGAATGCTGTTATCATCAATGATACCCCTGAGAGTGACACTGCTTGGAGATTCTGTGTTGCCCTAAAAAACAACGGTCTGCTCGCAAAACCGACACATGGTAACATAATTCGTTTTGCACCTCCATTGGTAATGACGGAAGAACAACTCCTAGAATGTGTGTCTATAATCACTAAAACCCTTTCTGAGTTCAAACAGTAG
- the lat gene encoding L-lysine 6-transaminase translates to MDVDKTIHPEQVRKILGKHLLTDGYDMVLDLEKSEGAYLLDAKSGKKYLDFFTFFASNPLGMNHPKLAGDDAFVAKLGRVAINKPSNSDIYTEEMAEFMESFSRVAVPDHLPHSFFISGGALAVENAMKVAFDWKVQKNFQKGYRVEKGHKVLHFEKAFHGRTGYTLSVTNTVEDKVKYFPKFDWPRVISPANIYPETPDSLKVVIEHEQLAIAQAERFFEQYKDDIACILIEPIQGEGGDRHFRKEFHLALRELADKHEALLIYDEVQTGVGMTGKFWAHEHYVNPDIISFGKKAQVCGVLAGPRVDEVETNCFNVSSRINSTWGGNLVDMVRFGKILDIIEEDNLVENAAEVGNYLVSKLKELCAQHDHLSNPRGLGLFAAIDLPDSHSRDAVISECMQNGLMILSCGPNTVRFRPPLTITKQQIDEGLDILTKAYSTALSKCPVAN, encoded by the coding sequence ATGGACGTAGATAAGACTATACATCCGGAACAGGTACGAAAGATTTTAGGAAAACATTTGCTCACCGACGGGTACGATATGGTACTCGATTTAGAAAAAAGTGAAGGAGCTTATCTTCTTGATGCTAAATCAGGAAAGAAATACTTAGACTTCTTCACTTTTTTTGCATCTAATCCATTGGGTATGAATCATCCCAAGCTAGCGGGCGACGATGCTTTTGTAGCTAAACTAGGTCGTGTGGCCATTAACAAGCCATCCAATTCTGATATTTATACCGAAGAAATGGCTGAATTCATGGAATCCTTTAGTCGGGTAGCCGTTCCTGATCATCTCCCCCATTCCTTTTTCATTTCTGGTGGCGCACTTGCCGTTGAAAACGCAATGAAAGTGGCCTTCGACTGGAAGGTTCAGAAAAATTTCCAAAAAGGTTACAGAGTTGAAAAAGGCCACAAAGTATTACACTTCGAAAAAGCCTTTCACGGCAGAACTGGCTATACCCTTTCTGTAACAAATACAGTGGAAGACAAAGTTAAATACTTCCCTAAGTTCGATTGGCCACGCGTGATTAGCCCTGCCAATATTTACCCTGAGACTCCCGATAGTTTAAAAGTGGTTATAGAGCATGAACAATTAGCTATCGCTCAAGCAGAACGCTTTTTTGAGCAGTACAAAGATGATATAGCTTGTATACTCATCGAACCAATACAAGGTGAAGGTGGTGATCGTCACTTCCGTAAAGAATTTCACTTAGCATTGAGAGAACTAGCCGACAAACATGAAGCCCTATTGATTTATGATGAAGTTCAAACTGGGGTAGGAATGACCGGTAAATTTTGGGCTCACGAGCATTATGTAAATCCTGATATCATTTCATTTGGTAAAAAGGCTCAAGTATGTGGCGTTCTAGCAGGTCCTCGTGTTGATGAGGTAGAAACAAATTGCTTCAATGTTTCATCTAGAATTAATTCCACCTGGGGTGGGAATCTAGTTGATATGGTTAGATTCGGAAAAATTCTCGATATCATTGAAGAAGATAACCTTGTAGAAAATGCAGCTGAAGTAGGTAATTACTTAGTATCTAAACTCAAGGAACTATGTGCTCAACATGATCACTTAAGTAACCCACGAGGTTTAGGTTTATTCGCTGCTATCGACCTACCAGACTCTCACTCTAGGGATGCTGTTATTTCAGAATGTATGCAAAACGGACTCATGATATTGTCATGTGGACCAAATACAGTTCGGTTCAGACCACCGCTTACCATTACTAAGCAACAGATAGATGAGGGCTTAGATATTCTCACTAAAGCGTACTCAACCGCTTTGAGTAAATGCCCTGTTGCGAACTAA
- a CDS encoding TonB-dependent receptor domain-containing protein, whose protein sequence is MFKTLQKSVLLVLFFSSLAFAQSGSLSGKISDSVTGEEIPGATVYIVELQKGDAADMDGNYSISSIPNGSYTLQVSFVGYKKKTVSVSVSGSTTLDVMLDEDIAGLEEIIVTGQGQAIETKRLSTTVDVITAKDLEKLPATQLDQVLQANLPNSQVRLNSGQPGTASLIRGRGVNSALTSTTPVIYIDGVRVDNSTGANLGIGTGGAQSSALADIPIENIERVEVIKGGAATTLYGADAANGVIQIFTKKGIQGNNRLTFETTLGAIKGTEDFLFYKETADILFKTGAYQEYKLSATGGNETYTYAFSGSMLDNDGFRPNNNQVKHNLRTSVSAQINPVVRYSGSLGFTSNEFGRDNNANSSFGSFSSLEGARYGDLSQLDDATYAALDEQINDIQNNVDFLEDNKRFQTSHTLDFNISEGLAAKAVFGVDNRTSRQRQIQTNAYLIALGSVPAGTSDQGSITLFERDYLGITLEGSIQYLKDFGDISTVSVAGAQIFRTDDRQINAQGTEVPDGVKTLNSASDVSTLDFRRTVANYGYFFQENVGFFDKYFIEFGFRLDQNTAFGEEVDPQLFPKVGVSYALSSEKFFQDNVPSNILSNVKLRANWGAAGNFPTPFSNQVLADIDPFLGKQSIEFGTAGDVNLKPERSETYEAGVDLGFWNDRASLQFTYYNTQTKDALFNTNNAPSTGLGASLQNVGEIENKGWELAANVLVLQERDYSLSIRGSVNSFENKVVKSGGAPFNVGGFAFLGSWVAEGFPIGYFRGNNPVFDDAGNLVEVIPNDDLGNTIPDYFGSFGINFNYKDFGFNVNGDYQKGGNIVNTTEVLKFLRGAPEEGRYPAGSAGQSFFDLAGLWVEDASYMKIRLISLDYTLPQEWTEGLVRRITLTGTAVNPFNFVANNVDPEVTGAGIGGQGVTEIGVGGFVYGTESQPRQFLGSIKIDF, encoded by the coding sequence ATGTTTAAAACGTTACAAAAATCAGTATTACTAGTACTGTTTTTCTCCTCTTTAGCTTTTGCTCAAAGTGGAAGTCTCTCTGGTAAAATTTCTGACTCCGTAACTGGAGAAGAAATACCAGGAGCAACAGTATATATCGTAGAGCTTCAAAAAGGTGATGCCGCCGACATGGATGGTAATTACTCAATTAGCTCGATTCCAAATGGAAGCTACACCCTCCAAGTTTCCTTCGTTGGATATAAAAAGAAAACCGTATCCGTGAGTGTAAGTGGTTCAACAACACTTGATGTGATGTTGGATGAAGACATTGCTGGATTAGAAGAAATCATTGTAACCGGTCAGGGTCAGGCGATTGAAACCAAACGACTCTCAACAACCGTGGATGTGATTACAGCAAAGGATCTTGAAAAACTACCTGCTACGCAGTTAGATCAAGTACTCCAAGCTAACCTTCCAAATTCACAAGTTCGCTTAAACTCAGGTCAGCCTGGTACCGCATCCCTAATTCGTGGACGTGGTGTGAACTCTGCACTTACTTCTACTACACCAGTAATATATATTGATGGTGTACGTGTTGATAATTCAACAGGTGCTAATTTAGGAATTGGAACCGGTGGTGCTCAAAGTTCTGCCTTAGCCGATATTCCTATTGAAAACATCGAACGTGTTGAGGTGATCAAAGGTGGTGCTGCAACCACTCTATATGGTGCAGATGCAGCTAACGGTGTAATTCAAATCTTTACTAAGAAAGGTATTCAAGGAAACAACCGTTTAACTTTTGAAACTACACTTGGTGCCATAAAAGGAACCGAAGACTTCTTATTCTATAAAGAAACTGCAGATATCCTGTTTAAAACGGGTGCCTATCAAGAATATAAACTTAGTGCAACGGGTGGTAATGAAACTTATACCTATGCCTTCTCAGGTTCTATGCTTGATAACGATGGGTTCCGCCCAAACAACAATCAGGTTAAACATAACTTAAGAACTTCTGTAAGTGCTCAAATAAACCCTGTAGTTAGATACTCGGGTTCTTTAGGCTTCACAAGTAATGAATTCGGACGTGACAATAACGCGAACAGTTCATTCGGTTCTTTTAGTAGTTTAGAAGGTGCTCGTTATGGTGATTTATCTCAATTAGATGATGCAACTTATGCAGCACTTGATGAGCAAATCAATGATATTCAAAATAATGTTGACTTCCTTGAAGACAACAAGCGCTTCCAAACGTCTCACACCCTTGATTTCAATATCTCTGAAGGCTTAGCGGCTAAAGCGGTATTTGGTGTAGATAACCGAACATCACGTCAGCGTCAGATTCAAACCAACGCGTATTTAATCGCTCTTGGTTCTGTTCCTGCAGGTACTTCTGATCAAGGATCTATAACTTTGTTTGAGCGTGACTATCTAGGTATTACACTAGAAGGTAGTATTCAGTACCTAAAAGATTTCGGTGATATCTCTACTGTATCTGTAGCAGGTGCTCAAATTTTTAGAACCGATGATCGACAGATTAATGCACAAGGTACTGAGGTGCCCGATGGTGTTAAGACTCTAAATAGTGCTTCTGATGTTTCAACTTTAGATTTCAGAAGAACTGTAGCTAACTATGGTTATTTCTTCCAAGAGAACGTAGGATTCTTTGATAAGTATTTCATTGAATTTGGATTCCGATTGGATCAAAACACCGCTTTCGGTGAAGAAGTAGACCCACAGCTTTTCCCTAAAGTTGGAGTTAGTTATGCTCTTTCTTCAGAGAAATTCTTCCAGGATAATGTTCCTTCTAACATTTTATCGAATGTTAAACTGAGAGCAAACTGGGGAGCCGCGGGTAACTTCCCTACTCCATTCTCTAACCAAGTACTTGCTGATATTGATCCTTTCCTAGGAAAGCAATCAATAGAATTTGGTACAGCTGGTGATGTGAATCTAAAACCAGAGCGCTCTGAAACCTATGAAGCAGGTGTTGATTTAGGATTCTGGAACGACCGTGCTTCTCTTCAATTCACATATTATAACACCCAGACTAAGGATGCCTTATTTAACACAAATAATGCTCCATCAACTGGTTTAGGTGCTTCTCTACAAAACGTAGGTGAAATTGAAAACAAAGGTTGGGAATTAGCCGCTAATGTTTTAGTGCTCCAAGAACGTGATTACTCACTTTCAATTAGAGGCTCTGTAAATAGCTTCGAGAACAAAGTAGTTAAATCAGGTGGTGCTCCATTTAACGTAGGTGGTTTTGCCTTCCTAGGTTCATGGGTAGCTGAAGGATTCCCTATCGGTTACTTTAGAGGTAATAACCCTGTATTTGATGATGCTGGAAATCTTGTTGAAGTAATCCCTAACGACGATCTAGGAAATACTATTCCTGATTACTTCGGATCGTTTGGAATAAACTTCAATTATAAAGACTTCGGCTTCAACGTAAATGGTGACTATCAAAAAGGTGGTAACATTGTGAACACTACTGAGGTACTTAAATTCCTTAGAGGTGCTCCAGAAGAAGGTCGATATCCTGCTGGTTCAGCCGGTCAAAGTTTCTTTGATTTAGCCGGGCTTTGGGTAGAAGATGCAAGCTACATGAAAATACGCTTGATCTCGCTTGATTACACCCTTCCACAAGAATGGACAGAAGGTTTAGTTCGCAGAATTACATTAACTGGAACTGCTGTAAATCCATTTAACTTTGTAGCTAATAATGTTGATCCTGAGGTTACAGGTGCTGGTATAGGTGGACAAGGTGTTACTGAAATTGGTGTTGGTGGGTTCGTATATGGTACGGAGTCTCAACCACGTCAGTTCCTTGGTAGTATCAAAATCGACTTTTGA
- a CDS encoding SDR family oxidoreductase gives MKNKIVLIVGGSGGIGSETAMAFGKEGAKVVLAARNKTKAEEIAKQINDSGGDAYAIHVNATDEESVRKMAQEIEDNLGKIDVLVNAFGQGLIQPFLEIKASDAKEVIDVNVFGTFLVTQTVMRHMNEEQSAVVMFPGTMGKYVMKNSSVYAASKFAIQGFTKALIEENKRSNTKFTLLYLGGVDTAFWDDERVNMRVKKEMMLNPNEVAKAVLYAVNQPSGSVLNEMVMQPQSHQLV, from the coding sequence ATGAAGAATAAGATTGTGCTCATAGTGGGTGGCTCGGGTGGCATAGGCTCAGAAACGGCGATGGCCTTTGGAAAAGAAGGTGCGAAAGTAGTTTTAGCAGCTCGAAATAAAACTAAAGCGGAAGAAATTGCTAAACAGATAAACGATAGTGGTGGAGACGCTTATGCTATACACGTTAACGCTACCGATGAAGAGTCTGTACGAAAGATGGCTCAAGAAATAGAAGATAACCTCGGTAAAATTGATGTGTTGGTAAATGCATTTGGTCAGGGCTTAATACAACCATTCTTAGAGATCAAAGCCTCGGATGCAAAAGAGGTAATTGATGTAAATGTGTTTGGTACGTTCCTAGTTACTCAAACTGTAATGAGGCATATGAATGAAGAGCAATCGGCAGTGGTGATGTTTCCCGGTACTATGGGTAAATATGTTATGAAGAATTCTAGTGTATACGCCGCTTCAAAATTTGCTATTCAAGGTTTTACCAAAGCATTAATTGAAGAGAATAAGCGTTCAAATACAAAATTTACACTGTTGTATTTAGGGGGTGTAGATACAGCATTCTGGGATGATGAACGAGTGAATATGCGTGTTAAAAAAGAAATGATGTTAAACCCAAATGAAGTAGCTAAAGCTGTTCTATATGCAGTAAATCAACCTTCAGGATCGGTGTTGAATGAGATGGTGATGCAACCTCAAAGCCACCAATTAGTTTAA
- the purL gene encoding phosphoribosylformylglycinamidine synthase subunit PurL, with the protein MAADKVQEPEVNLALALEHGLNEEEFEMIKTRLGRVPTFTELGVYSVMWSEHCSYKNSIVELKKLPREGEHLLVGAGEENAGLVDIGDGLGCAFKIESHNHPSAIEPYQGAATGVGGIHRDIFTMGARPVASLNSLRFGSLENPRVRYLLDGVVRGIGDYGNSFGIPVIGGEVCFDESYEGNPLVNAMSIGLVEAGKTVSAISKGIGNPVIIVGASTGRDGIHGATFASEEISEESEAKRPSVQVGDPFTEKLLLEASLEVLKTGAVVGMQDMGAAGIACSTSEMTAKGEQGMLVDLDKVPAREAGMTAYELLLSESQERMLIVAEKGREQEVIDVYEKWDLHGVVIGEVVDTDRVTYMKDGEVKADIPAEHLVLGGGAPQYIRETKRPAYLDEVQSFDVNSVDHPIDHAGTIKKLLNSPNIASKKWVHEQYDTTVRTNTVTPPGVSDSGVIRVKGTNRGLVAKTDCNGRYVYLNPRRGGQIAVVESARNVVCSGGRPLAITNCLNFGNPYKPEVYYTFKEALNGMGDACKALNTPVTGGNVSFYNENPNSAIFPSPIIGMLGLIEDVENHTTTPDFKKEGDAVLYIGADRKGLGGTEYLKVVHGLTTGDAPELDINFEVKLQNSLLDAIKAGFITAAHDLSDGGLSIALAEMAIFGKLGANITVNGLSGSQHEVLFSEAQSGVIITVDQKDVDTCLAHFKNAGVPVIALGEVNGTKLVIEGMAELDVEEMTEIHENVIPKAMEA; encoded by the coding sequence ATGGCTGCAGATAAAGTCCAAGAACCTGAAGTAAACCTAGCACTAGCCCTTGAGCACGGTTTAAACGAAGAAGAGTTTGAAATGATCAAAACCCGCTTAGGTCGGGTGCCAACATTTACAGAATTAGGAGTGTATTCTGTGATGTGGAGTGAGCATTGCTCTTACAAAAACTCAATTGTTGAGTTGAAAAAACTACCTCGAGAAGGTGAGCATTTACTAGTTGGAGCTGGAGAAGAAAATGCTGGTTTAGTAGATATTGGTGATGGTCTTGGATGCGCTTTTAAGATTGAAAGTCACAATCACCCATCCGCCATTGAGCCTTATCAAGGAGCGGCAACTGGGGTAGGTGGTATTCATCGCGATATTTTTACCATGGGTGCACGCCCAGTAGCGAGTTTAAACTCACTCAGATTTGGTAGCCTAGAAAACCCACGTGTTCGTTATTTGTTAGATGGTGTAGTTAGAGGAATTGGTGACTACGGAAACTCATTCGGTATTCCAGTTATTGGAGGAGAAGTTTGCTTCGACGAAAGTTATGAAGGCAATCCTCTGGTAAATGCGATGAGTATCGGTTTGGTTGAGGCTGGTAAAACGGTTTCAGCTATATCTAAAGGCATTGGTAATCCGGTAATTATTGTAGGCGCCAGTACAGGTAGAGATGGTATTCATGGTGCTACTTTTGCTTCCGAAGAAATTAGTGAAGAAAGTGAAGCAAAAAGACCTAGTGTTCAAGTAGGTGATCCTTTCACAGAGAAGTTATTACTTGAGGCATCTTTAGAAGTGTTGAAAACTGGTGCCGTAGTAGGTATGCAGGATATGGGTGCAGCGGGTATTGCTTGTTCTACTTCAGAGATGACTGCTAAAGGTGAACAGGGTATGCTCGTAGATCTTGATAAAGTTCCTGCACGTGAAGCGGGTATGACGGCCTATGAGCTTTTACTTTCAGAAAGCCAAGAACGTATGCTTATTGTTGCTGAAAAGGGACGAGAGCAAGAAGTAATCGATGTATATGAGAAGTGGGATCTACATGGTGTAGTTATCGGTGAGGTGGTTGATACCGATCGTGTAACTTACATGAAAGACGGTGAAGTGAAAGCGGATATCCCAGCTGAGCACCTAGTATTAGGTGGAGGCGCTCCGCAATATATCCGTGAGACAAAAAGACCTGCTTATTTAGATGAAGTTCAATCATTTGACGTGAACTCAGTTGATCATCCAATAGACCATGCAGGTACTATTAAGAAATTATTGAACTCACCGAATATTGCATCCAAAAAGTGGGTTCACGAACAGTATGACACTACCGTAAGAACTAACACTGTAACTCCTCCAGGTGTATCAGATTCAGGCGTAATACGAGTGAAGGGCACTAATCGTGGGCTTGTAGCTAAAACAGATTGTAACGGGCGATATGTGTACTTAAACCCAAGAAGGGGTGGGCAGATCGCCGTAGTAGAATCCGCTAGAAATGTAGTTTGTTCAGGTGGTAGACCTTTAGCAATTACAAATTGCCTAAACTTTGGAAACCCATATAAGCCGGAAGTATACTACACGTTTAAAGAAGCTTTAAATGGAATGGGCGACGCTTGTAAAGCTCTTAATACGCCTGTTACTGGTGGTAATGTGAGTTTCTACAACGAGAATCCAAATAGCGCTATTTTCCCATCGCCAATTATTGGTATGCTTGGGTTAATTGAAGATGTAGAGAACCATACTACTACTCCAGACTTCAAAAAAGAAGGCGATGCTGTACTATATATTGGTGCAGATCGTAAAGGATTAGGGGGAACTGAGTATCTAAAAGTAGTTCATGGTTTAACTACTGGTGATGCACCGGAGTTAGATATCAACTTCGAAGTAAAGCTTCAAAACAGTTTACTTGATGCCATTAAAGCAGGGTTTATAACAGCGGCGCATGACTTATCTGATGGTGGCCTTTCTATAGCATTAGCTGAGATGGCTATCTTTGGTAAATTAGGTGCAAACATAACAGTGAACGGCTTATCTGGTTCACAACACGAAGTGCTTTTCAGTGAAGCACAATCAGGTGTTATTATAACTGTAGATCAGAAAGATGTTGATACCTGTTTAGCTCATTTCAAAAATGCTGGTGTACCCGTAATTGCTTTGGGTGAAGTAAATGGCACCAAGTTAGTAATTGAAGGTATGGCTGAGCTTGATGTAGAAGAAATGACTGAAATACATGAAAATGTCATTCCTAAAGCTATGGAAGCGTAA
- a CDS encoding HAD family hydrolase — protein sequence MSHLRPKFIYFDLDDTLLDHKKAEKAGLKDVHDHFEDFFKGVSLSELIAKYHEINSGLWMEYGRGEIDRHILHRRRFEETFVALGLDGAMHEEAGKVYMQYYRNHWEWIEGTKEIFDKIASSYPVGIITNGFAETQWLKIDQFGFKEISNALIVSEEIGVMKPHPKIFDHATELVNVEREEILYVGDSLSSDVRGGKNASWKVAWFTQNPIKEGEELADLVFSDFRELEKTLFDS from the coding sequence TTGTCACACTTACGACCAAAATTCATTTACTTCGATTTAGATGACACTCTCCTTGATCATAAAAAAGCTGAAAAAGCAGGATTAAAGGACGTTCATGACCACTTTGAGGATTTCTTTAAAGGTGTAAGCTTGTCAGAATTGATAGCAAAATATCATGAAATTAATAGCGGTTTATGGATGGAATATGGTAGAGGTGAAATCGACCGTCATATTTTACATAGGCGCAGATTCGAGGAAACTTTTGTAGCGCTGGGATTAGATGGTGCAATGCATGAGGAAGCAGGAAAAGTATATATGCAATATTATCGAAATCACTGGGAATGGATTGAAGGTACAAAAGAGATTTTTGATAAAATTGCATCCTCGTATCCAGTAGGCATTATCACAAATGGTTTTGCTGAAACACAATGGCTAAAAATCGATCAATTTGGCTTTAAAGAAATATCCAACGCTTTAATTGTTTCTGAAGAGATAGGGGTGATGAAGCCACATCCTAAAATATTTGATCATGCTACTGAATTAGTAAATGTTGAACGCGAGGAGATTCTATATGTGGGTGATTCACTTAGTTCAGATGTGCGAGGTGGTAAAAATGCTAGTTGGAAAGTAGCTTGGTTTACTCAGAACCCAATCAAAGAGGGTGAAGAGCTTGCTGATCTTGTTTTTAGCGACTTCCGAGAACTAGAAAAAACACTCTTTGATTCCTAA
- a CDS encoding LemA family protein, with the protein MKAKFLVGIGVVVLLIIYGISVNNGLVDKEEQVESAWAQVENQYQRRADLIPNLVNTVKGAADFEQETLTSVIEARSKATSVNISADDLNDPAKLAQFQQAQTQLSGALSRLLVSVERYPELKANSNFRDLQTQLEGTENRIATERKRFNDTAQGYNTAIRKFPASIFASIGGFERKAYFEAEQGADTVPTVDFNN; encoded by the coding sequence ATGAAAGCAAAATTTCTTGTAGGGATCGGTGTCGTAGTATTGTTAATCATCTATGGTATCAGTGTAAATAACGGACTAGTGGATAAAGAGGAACAAGTAGAAAGTGCATGGGCACAGGTTGAAAATCAGTATCAACGAAGAGCTGATTTAATTCCTAATCTTGTTAACACTGTTAAAGGTGCAGCAGACTTTGAGCAGGAAACATTGACTTCAGTTATTGAAGCACGAAGTAAAGCAACTTCTGTGAACATCAGTGCGGATGATTTAAACGACCCAGCCAAGTTGGCTCAGTTTCAGCAGGCACAAACTCAGTTAAGTGGTGCACTCTCTCGACTACTAGTATCTGTGGAGCGTTATCCTGAATTGAAAGCAAATTCAAACTTCAGAGATCTTCAAACTCAACTTGAGGGAACTGAAAACCGCATTGCTACTGAAAGAAAACGCTTCAATGACACAGCTCAAGGCTATAACACTGCGATCAGAAAATTCCCAGCAAGTATTTTCGCAAGCATTGGCGGCTTTGAACGAAAAGCATATTTCGAAGCTGAACAAGGCGCAGACACTGTTCCTACTGTCGACTTTAATAATTAA
- a CDS encoding TPM domain-containing protein, translating into MAKFLTKEQEQTVIQAIKDAEMATSGEIRVHIEAKCKADDALTRAKEVFAELKMHETELRNGTIIYVATKDHKIAIWGDEGIHSKVGQDFWDQELELITRYFMADDYETGLKEAVLKIGEKLKEHFPYQTDDVNELPDDISYGEGH; encoded by the coding sequence ATGGCAAAATTTCTAACTAAAGAACAAGAGCAAACTGTTATACAAGCCATTAAAGATGCAGAAATGGCAACATCGGGAGAGATTCGAGTTCACATAGAAGCCAAATGTAAAGCGGATGATGCCCTGACCAGAGCCAAAGAAGTTTTTGCAGAACTAAAAATGCATGAAACAGAATTGCGAAATGGCACCATCATTTATGTTGCAACCAAGGATCACAAAATTGCAATTTGGGGTGATGAAGGAATTCACAGCAAAGTTGGACAAGATTTTTGGGATCAAGAATTGGAACTAATAACTCGATATTTCATGGCTGATGATTATGAAACCGGCTTAAAAGAAGCTGTTTTAAAAATCGGCGAGAAATTAAAAGAGCATTTCCCATATCAAACCGATGATGTGAATGAGCTACCTGATGATATTAGTTACGGGGAGGGACATTAA